A genomic region of Colletotrichum destructivum chromosome 1, complete sequence contains the following coding sequences:
- a CDS encoding Putative S-adenosylmethionine-dependent methyltransferase Bmt2, with product MGRNKPAGRLLSSGRPPTLKKAKSISRKETRTLINTHHTLQKKRQQALARNDQREAAAIAEEISALGGLEGYQQASLQGQRVDRGGDSSRVLLDWFRSANIQPSDFTSNLTGKSGTHRRLRMLEVGALSTGNACSKSGFFDMELIDLNSQQAGILQQDFMERPLPKDDSEKFDIISLSLVLNYVPDHSLRGQMLLRTLSFLRQSEDGLSESARALFPSLFIVLPRSCVSNSRYFSQDRLVEIMTLLGYIQLEGKVTNKLAYSFWKRLNAPCSPLPTVAKKELNPGLNRNNFTITLSGS from the coding sequence ATGGGCAGGAACAAACCAGCCGGCAGGCTTCTATCAAGCGGCCGACCTCCTACCCTAAAAAAAGCAAAGTCGATATCGCGCAAGGAAACCAGGACTCTCATAAACACTCACCACACCTTACAGAAGAAACGCCAACAGGCCCTGGCCCGAAACGATCAAAGGGAAGCGGCAGCCATAGCCGAAGAAATTTCTGCCCTCGGCGGACTTGAGGGGTACCAGCAAGCCAGTCTCCAGGGGCAGAGGGTCGACCGCGGAGGGGACAGCTCCCGAGTCCTGCTGGACTGGTTTCGATCGGCCAATATTCAGCCCTCAGACTTTACCAGTAATCTAACGGGCAAGAGCGGCACCCATCGCCGATTGCGAATGCTCGAGGTGGGGGCCCTCAGCACAGGCAACGCCTGCTCCAAGagcggcttcttcgacatggAGCTCATTGACCTCAACAGCCAGCAGGCGGGCATCCTACAACAGGATTTCATGGAACGACCCCTCCCCAAGGATGATTCCGAGAAATTTGACATCATCTCACTCAGCTTGGTACTCAACTATGTCCCGGACCACTCCCTGCGCGGACAGATGCTTCTCCGCACGTTGTCGTTTCTCCGACAGTCGGAGGACGGTCTCTCAGAGAGCGCCCGCGCCCTGTTCCCCTCCTTATTTATCGTTCTTCCCCGAAGCTGCGTCTCCAACTCGCGCTACTTCTCGCAGGATCGGCTTGTCGAGATCATGACGCTGTTGGGCTACATTCAGCTCGAGGGTAAGGTCACGAATAAACTGGCCTATTCCTTCTGGAAGAGACTGAATGCTCCATGCTCGCCATTGCCGACAGTTGCCAAGAAGGAGCTTAACCCGGGTCTTAATCGGAACAACTTTACCATTACCCTCAGTGGGTCTTAA
- a CDS encoding Putative HAD superfamily, enolase-phosphatase E1, with amino-acid sequence MNTTLSAVKVVLLDIEGTVCPISFVKDVLYPYAVDALPATLDKQWDNPDFAVYRNAFPEDCVSDRSAFEAHFRDLVRRDVKASYLKALQGYLWKEGYRSGEIKAPLFPDVSERLLSWKDAGLRLVIYSSGSVPAQKLFFGYTDAQPSDLTPLVSGWFDTVNAGLKTEPSSYASILSNFEDTKPEEWLFLSDNPYEVLAAITAGMQSIPVVRPGNAPLPTDLNPTLQPIRDFNELEGLGSKH; translated from the exons ATGAATACAACTCTCAGCGCTGTCAAGGTCGTACTGCTTGACATCG AGGGTACCGTGTGTCCCATTTCCTTTGTCAAAGATGTACTC TACCCCTACGCCGTCGATGCTCTTCCGGCTACCCTAGACAAGCAGTGGGATAACCCCGACTTTGCTGTTTACCGGAATGCGTTCCCGGAAGATTGCGTGTCTGATCGATCCGCATTTGAGGCACACTTCCGCGACCTTGTGCGCCGCGACGTCAAGGCCTCGTACCTCAAGGCGCTCCAGGGATATCTCTGGAAGGAGGGCTACAGGTCGGGCGAGATTAAGGCACCTCTCTTTCCGGACGTTTCTGAGCGTCTCTTGTCCTGGAAGGACGCTGGCTTGCGCCTTGTCATCTACTCCTCCGGCTCCGTCCCCGCCCAGAAGCTCTTCTTTGGTTACACTGATGCTCAGCCTTCGGACCTGACGCCCCTGGTCTCTGGCTGGTTCGATACCGTCAACGCCGGCCTTAAGACTGAGCCCAGCAGCTACGCCTCCATCCTCTCCAATTTTGAGGACACTAAGCCCGAGGAATGGCTGTTTCTCAGTGACAACCCCTACGAAGTCTTGGCCGCCATCACGGCTGGAATGCAGAGCATACCCGTGGTTCGTCCTGGCAACGCACCCCTTCCAACGGACCTGAACCCTACACTGCAGCCCATCAGAGACTTCAACGAGCTGGAGGGCCTTGGATCAAAGCATTGA